One part of the Scatophagus argus isolate fScaArg1 chromosome 12, fScaArg1.pri, whole genome shotgun sequence genome encodes these proteins:
- the LOC124067811 gene encoding rho GTPase-activating protein 24-like, with translation MELHCLPTATPTTASSCSTDPLYDNCPPFAQRGRAREKEMKSRVVCSALTRLPGPCSPLPALAPAEVPTMVSGGRGTGTWPDHSYCSWRGGLGRQGWKAELDTGGNRTKGRERELEGSWRVEDGAHLNQSPNPSQSEENTSALSLYDNLPDADTPDSLQEVFDMETSFQEHLRDQIYQAWAPEHIQGLMDDEGVSEDKSPWSSCEIILAESCSSNQDQNPDQDKKHEQEPELDSRSCGFTQGNPMQHLKLPMSPPQQHLAECSPQLSQTECQVLRPPAEHLSPRVPPPVPLADPSASALRSLLTSLQQQIVRQREVYEARITSLEQRNEELQVEVVRLKSNLVQQQHWYRVVQGKIVETERARAAAELHNATLQKEMEQFFDTFGELNNEAKKTECIVKSF, from the exons ATGGAGCTGCACTGTCTTCCCACCGCGACCCCCACCACAGCCAGCTCCTGCTCCACGGACCCCCTATACGACAACTGCCCACCTTTTGCCCAGCGAGGGAGGGCCAgggaaaaggaaatgaagagtAGGGTCGTGTGCTCGGCTTTAACCAGACTTCCAGGCCCTTGCAGCCCTCTGCCTGCTCTCGCCCCAGCTGAGGTTCCCACAATGGTCAGTGGGGGAAGAGGGACTGGCACATGGCCAGATCACAGCTACTGCAGCTGGAGAGGAGGCCTGGGAAGACAGGGCTGGAAAGCAGAGCTGGATACAGGCGGAAACAGAacaaaagggagagagagagaactagAAGGTAGCTGGCGAGTTGAGGACGGAGCTCATCTTAACCAGAGCCCCAATCCATCACAGAGCGAGGAGAACACGagtgctctctctctgtatgaTAACCTCCCTGATGCTGACACCCCTGACAGCCTTCAAGAGGTCTTTGACATGGAAACAAGCTTCCAGGAGCACTTGCGGGACCAGATATACCAAGCATGGGCCCCTGAGCATATCCAGGGACTGATGGACGACGAGGGAGTGAGCGAAGACAAGAGCCCCTGGTCATCCTGTGAGATCATCCTTGCTGAAAGTTGTTCCAGCAACCAGGACCAGAATCCAGACCAAGACAAGAAGCACGAACAGGAGCCAGAGCTGGACTCGAGGTCCTGTGGATTTACTCAGGGGAACCCAATGCAGCATCTTAAACTCCCGATGTCACCTCCTCAACAACATCTTGCAGAGTGTTCCCCTCAGCTATCCCAAACTGAATGCCAGGTTCTACGGCCCCCAGCTGAGCACCTGTCTCCCAGGGTGCCCCCTCCTGTACCCCTGGCTGACCCCTCTGCCAGTGCCCTTCGCAGCCTCCTCACCAGCCTCCAACAGCAAATAGTCAGACAGAGGGAGGTGTATGAGGCACGAATAACCAG CTTAGAGCAAAGaaatgaagagctgcaggtaGAGGTCGTTCGGTTGAAATCAAACCTcgttcagcagcagcactggtACCGAGTTGTCCAGGGGAAGATTGTGGAGACTGAAAGGGCCCGGGCTGCAGCAGAACTACACAATGCAACTCTGCAGAAGGAGATGGAACAGTTCTTCGACACCTTTGGAGAGCTCAACAATGAGGCCAAGAAAACAGAATGTATCGTCAAGagcttttaa
- the mapk9 gene encoding mitogen-activated protein kinase 9: MSEAEGQFYSVQVGDSTFTVLKRYQQLRAIGSGAQGIVCSALDTVLGIPVAVKKLCRPFQNQTHAKRAYRELVLLKCVNHKNIIRLINVFTPQKSLEEFQDLYLVMELMDASLCQVIHMDLDHERMSYLLYQILCGIRHLHSAGIIHRDLKPSNIVVKSDCTLKILDFGLARTACTNFMMTPYVVTRYYRAPEVILGMKYKENVDIWSVGCIMGEMVKGSVIFQGTDHIDQWNKVIEVLGTPSLEFMNRLMETVRNYVMNKPQYPGVSFAELFPDWAFPFDSEHDKLKTGQARDLLSKMLVIDPECRISVEEALNHPYIHVWYDPAEADAPPPQISDKQLEEREHTIEQWKELIYEEVIDWEERNKNGLMKGDCSDVVSGSASQSSSANDISSMSTEQTLASDTDSSSIDTLTGPLDESQ, translated from the exons ATGAGTGAGGCGGAGGGCCAGTTCTACAGCGTTCAGGTGGGAGACTCCACCTTCACTGTACTCAAGCGCTACCAGCAGCTTCGTGCTATTGGCTCCGGGGCCCAGGGCATCGTCTG CTCTGCTCTAGATACAGTCCTTGGCATACCGGTGGCAGTGAAAAAGCTGTGCCGGCCCTTCCAGAACCAGACCCATGCTAAGCGTGCCTACAGGGAGCTGGTGCTGCTCAAATGTGTCAACCACAAAAAT ATCATCCGTCTGATCAATGTGTTCACGCCTCAGAAGTCCCTGGAGGAATTCCAGGACCT TTATCTGGTGATGGAGCTCATGGATGCCAGCCTATGCCAGGTGATCCACATGGACTTGGACCATGAGAGGATGTCCTACCTGCTATACCAGATCCTCTGTGGCATCAGACACCTGCACTCTGCGGGCATCATCCACAGG gaCCTGAAGCCCAGTAACATTGTGGTGAAGTCAGATTGCACTCTAAAGATCTTGGATTTTGGCCTAGCTAGAACAGCATGCACTAACTTCATGATGACCCCTTATGTAGTGACCAGATACTACCGTGCTCCAGAGGTCATATTGGGCATGAAGTATAAGGAAAATG TGGACATCTGGTCCGTGGGGTGTATCATGGGAGAGATGGTAAAGGGCAGCGTCATCTTCCAGGGCACTGACC ACATCGACCAGTGGAATAAGGTGATTGAGGTTCTGGGTACGCCCAGTCTGGAGTTTATGAACCGACTGATGGAGACTGTGAGGAATTATGTGATGAACAAACCGCAGTATCCTGGTGTCAGCTTCGCAGAGCTTTTCCCGGACTGGGCCTTTCCTTTTGATTCAGAACATGACAAACTGAAGA CGGGTCAAGCACGGGACCTGCTGTCCAAAATGCTCGTCATTGATCCTGAATGCCGCATCTCTGTAGAGGAAGCCCTCAATCACCCATACATTCACGTGTGGTACGATCCAGCAGAAGCTGATGCG CCTCCTCCCCAGATTTCAGATAAGCAGCTCGAGGAGAGAGAGCACACCATCGAGCAGTGGAAAG AACTTATTTATGAAGAAGTGATTGACTGGGAAGAGAGGAACAAAAATGGACTGATGAAAGGAGATTGCTCTG ACGTGGTGTCAGGTTCAGCCTCCCAGTCCTCATCAGCCAACGACATCTCGTCCATGTCCACAGAACAAACCCTGGCCTCGGatacagacagcagcagcattgaCACACTGACGGGACCACTGGATGAGAGTCAGTGA